One window of the Salvia splendens isolate huo1 chromosome 1, SspV2, whole genome shotgun sequence genome contains the following:
- the LOC121796028 gene encoding protein EXORDIUM-like 2: MTSNYYFATVSPTLLSLFFLFIFTTSPSTAALVAQQPLLLKYHNGTLLKGNVTVNLIWYGKFTPIQRSIIVDFLQSLNSATPPKPSVFTWWKTTEKYNSGGVGASTLVLGKQFLDEAYSLGKALKNSQIVYLAAKGGHAQRTVNVVLTAEDVAVDGFCRSRCGSHGATRGAARFAYAWVGNSAAFCPGYCAWPFHQPAYGPQSPPLVAPNGDVGVDGMVINLATVLAGTVTNPFRNGYFQGSAAAPLEAVSACTGVFGSGAYPGYPGSVLVDKSTGASYNAQGVNGRKYLLPAMWDPKTSQCTTIV; the protein is encoded by the coding sequence ATGACCTCCAATTACTATTTTGCCACTGTCTCTCCCACGCTACTATcactcttcttcctcttcatcttcaccACCTCCCCCTCCACAGCGGCCTTGGTGGCGCAGCAGCCCCTCCTGCTGAAATACCACAACGGCACTCTCCTCAAAGGCAACGTCACCGTCAATCTCATCTGGTACGGCAAGTTCACCCCTATCCAGCGCTCCATAATCGTCGATTTCCTCCAGTCTCTCAACTCCGCTACGCCACCGAAACCCTCCGTATTCACCTGGTGGAAGACGACGGAGAAGTACAATAGCGGCGGCGTCGGAGCCTCAACTCTCGTCCTCGGGAAGCAGTTCCTCGACGAGGCCTATTCCCTCGGAAAAGCCCTAAAAAATTCACAGATCGTTTACCTCGCCGCCAAGGGAGGCCACGCCCAGCGAACGGTCAACGTCGTGCTGACCGCGGAGGACGTCGCAGTCGATGGATTCTGCAGGAGCAGGTGCGGGAGCCACGGAGCCACGCGCGGAGCGGCGAGGTTCGCCTACGCGTGGGTCGGGAACTCGGCGGCGTTCTGCCCGGGGTACTGCGCGTGGCCGTTCCACCAGCCGGCGTACGGGCCGCAGTCGCCTCCGCTCGTGGCGCCGAACGGGGACGTCGGCGTGGACGGCATGGTGATCAACCTCGCCACGGTTCTGGCGGGGACGGTGACGAATCCGTTCAGAAATGGCTACTTCCAGGGGTCGGCGGCGGCGCCGCTGGAAGCGGTGAGCGCGTGCACGGGCGTGTTTGGGTCGGGAGCGTATCCGGGGTACCCGGGGAGCGTATTGGTGGATAAGAGCACGGGTGCGAGCTACAACGCGCAGGGGGTGAACGGGCGGAAGTATCTGTTGCCGGCGATGTGGGACCCCAAGACGTCGCAGTGTACGACAATTGTTTGA